In the Palaeococcus pacificus DY20341 genome, one interval contains:
- the hydA gene encoding NADPH-dependent hydrogenase/sulfhydrogenase 1 subunit alpha, whose translation MYIPITVDHIARVEGKGGIEIVMGDEGVKEVKLNIIEGPRFFEAITIGKKLEEALAVYPRICSFCSAAHKLTAVEAAEKAVGFTPREEIQDLRDLLYIGDMIESHALHLYLLVLPDYLGYSNPLSMLDKYKKEIEYAMALKNIGAKIMDYLASRPIHQENAIMGGFGKLPTKAQFEELKRELKEALPMAEYTVELFSKLEQYKEVEDKEMIHMAVKPRNGVYGIFGDYIKVSDGFEFPVEDYQKHIVERVVEHSFAKHSFYKDKPFMVGAISRIVNNADLLYGRAKELYAQYKDLLRYDNCFANNFAQALELVYFIERAIDIIDDTLAKWPIRPRDEVEIRDGRGVSITEAPRGLVAYTIEVKDGRVAYADIITPTAMNLAIMERHVRMMAEKHYQDDPERLKYLTEMTVRAYDPCISCSVHVVKL comes from the coding sequence ATGTATATACCAATTACTGTTGATCACATTGCACGTGTAGAGGGAAAAGGCGGAATTGAGATAGTCATGGGCGACGAAGGCGTTAAGGAGGTCAAGCTCAACATCATTGAAGGTCCAAGGTTCTTTGAGGCTATAACAATTGGCAAGAAGCTTGAAGAAGCCTTGGCCGTTTATCCAAGAATTTGCTCATTCTGTTCAGCAGCTCACAAACTCACCGCCGTAGAAGCAGCTGAGAAGGCTGTTGGATTTACCCCAAGGGAAGAGATACAGGACTTGAGAGACCTCCTGTATATAGGCGACATGATTGAAAGCCATGCACTTCACCTTTACTTGCTCGTCCTCCCGGACTACCTCGGTTACTCCAATCCACTCAGCATGCTCGACAAGTACAAGAAAGAAATCGAGTACGCGATGGCCCTAAAGAATATCGGTGCTAAGATAATGGACTATTTAGCCTCAAGACCGATCCATCAGGAGAACGCCATAATGGGAGGTTTTGGAAAGCTCCCAACAAAAGCCCAGTTTGAAGAACTTAAGAGGGAACTTAAAGAGGCTCTCCCGATGGCGGAATATACAGTGGAGCTCTTCTCAAAGCTCGAGCAGTACAAAGAGGTCGAAGACAAGGAAATGATACATATGGCAGTTAAGCCGAGGAACGGCGTTTACGGCATCTTTGGAGATTACATTAAGGTCAGCGATGGCTTTGAGTTCCCAGTTGAGGACTATCAAAAGCACATCGTTGAGCGCGTTGTGGAGCACAGCTTTGCCAAACACTCATTCTACAAGGATAAGCCTTTCATGGTCGGTGCAATCTCAAGAATAGTTAACAATGCTGACCTGCTCTATGGTAGGGCCAAAGAACTTTATGCACAGTACAAGGATCTCCTTCGCTATGACAACTGCTTTGCCAACAACTTTGCCCAAGCACTTGAACTTGTCTACTTCATAGAGAGGGCTATAGACATAATTGATGATACTCTCGCAAAGTGGCCAATCAGGCCGAGGGACGAGGTGGAGATAAGAGATGGTCGTGGTGTCAGCATCACAGAGGCCCCGAGAGGACTCGTGGCATACACAATTGAGGTCAAAGACGGAAGGGTTGCATATGCAGACATAATCACACCAACAGCAATGAACTTGGCTATAATGGAGCGCCACGTTAGGATGATGGCTGAGAAGCACTACCAAGACGATCCAGAGCGCTTGAAGTATTTGACAGAGATGACAGTTAGAGCCTACGACCCATGTATCTCATGTTCAGTACACGTGGTTAAGCTCTGA